Proteins encoded together in one Priestia aryabhattai window:
- a CDS encoding MFS transporter: MNYRNKTVVASVAGLTLEGMDIMFISFAMSMIIAEFHIDLATGGLISSITNIGMLIGGVIFGILADKFGRVRIFTYTVLLFAAGTALTGFATTVEQVYASRFIAGIGAGGEYGIGMALVAEAWPKHKQGRASSYVSIGAQFGVILAALLSSLILPIFGWRALFFVGIIPVIFAFIVRKNLNESPEWLKAQKEKTAVVKNNGKLRQLFATPRTTMTTISLAVMATVQIAGYNGLMIWLPSMLQQSQGLSVSSSALWTISTAVGMIIGMLTFGQFMDRFGSKRTFGIFLLASACAVFLYSYAEGSAGLLIGGAVVGFFSNGMFAGYGALISSHYSVEVRSTATNTIFNFGRALGGLSPILVGYLLQSYDMTVAMTYLAGLYCISFVFMVSLKKTEEKKVKQMKAQSVL; the protein is encoded by the coding sequence TGCTGAATTTCACATTGATTTAGCAACAGGTGGACTTATTTCTTCTATTACAAATATAGGAATGCTCATAGGCGGCGTAATCTTCGGAATTTTAGCAGACAAATTTGGAAGAGTGCGGATTTTCACCTACACGGTTCTTCTATTTGCAGCCGGAACTGCATTAACAGGTTTTGCAACAACTGTGGAACAAGTGTATGCCTCACGATTTATTGCCGGAATTGGCGCCGGAGGAGAGTACGGGATCGGTATGGCTCTTGTAGCAGAAGCGTGGCCGAAACATAAGCAAGGACGAGCTTCATCTTATGTTAGTATTGGCGCTCAGTTTGGAGTTATTCTTGCGGCGCTTTTAAGTTCTCTGATCCTGCCGATTTTCGGATGGAGAGCTCTGTTCTTTGTCGGAATCATACCCGTCATTTTCGCTTTTATCGTACGAAAAAATTTAAACGAATCTCCTGAGTGGCTGAAAGCTCAAAAAGAGAAAACAGCAGTTGTTAAAAACAATGGTAAGCTTCGTCAACTATTTGCTACGCCTAGGACAACGATGACGACTATTTCTCTGGCAGTGATGGCTACCGTTCAAATTGCAGGCTATAACGGACTCATGATATGGCTTCCGTCTATGCTGCAGCAATCACAAGGGCTGTCTGTTTCAAGTTCAGCTCTTTGGACAATCAGTACAGCCGTTGGAATGATTATAGGCATGTTAACATTTGGTCAATTTATGGACCGATTTGGCTCTAAACGTACCTTTGGAATTTTTCTTCTTGCTTCAGCTTGTGCGGTATTTTTATACTCTTATGCAGAAGGAAGTGCAGGGCTACTTATAGGAGGAGCTGTGGTCGGATTTTTTTCAAACGGAATGTTCGCAGGATACGGAGCATTGATAAGCAGCCACTATTCAGTAGAGGTTCGCAGTACTGCAACGAACACCATTTTTAACTTTGGGCGGGCGTTGGGTGGATTATCACCAATTCTTGTCGGATATCTTTTGCAAAGCTATGATATGACGGTAGCGATGACGTACTTGGCAGGGCTGTACTGTATTTCGTTTGTTTTTATGGTGAGTCTTAAAAAAACGGAAGAAAAGAAAGTGAAACAAATGAAAGCTCAATCTGTTCTTTAA
- a CDS encoding MFS transporter, with protein MEKLSHHKNYAFITLILFWCGLAILSSMYVTIPLTGMFTTYFNISTNQATWIGSAFSLCYALGCLIYGPFSDKHGRKIFLVCSISLLTIVTLLISLVPNFSGLIFLRALQGIIAAAFAPISFVYTAEMFPAHKRVTALGFISSGLLMASVAGQVFSGVINRLFGWHAIFSMLGGVYLVSSVLIILFLPKDDLPRAKESVWLKFKQMQNLFKQKQLNFIFFITFTLLLTLVGMYTLLGSYLSSPKWGLTDQQILLVRAVGIVGMLLSPFTGRFAMKMGTEFILRGGLVIAIIGLIGLGLSPSVVLMVISSVIFVAGIAIVTPITISLINQLGGASRGSAVSFNAFILFLGASSGPVLAVYLISTGHFRLAFESLAFVLVIGLGASMFIRSKTPAATSVEVNEAPVKETTI; from the coding sequence GTGCGGATTAGCTATCCTATCGAGTATGTACGTTACGATTCCACTTACCGGAATGTTTACAACGTATTTTAATATCTCAACAAATCAAGCTACGTGGATTGGCAGCGCCTTTTCTCTATGCTATGCGCTGGGATGCTTAATTTACGGTCCATTTTCTGATAAACACGGACGCAAGATTTTCCTTGTCTGTAGTATTAGTTTGCTAACCATCGTGACGCTTCTTATCAGCCTCGTTCCTAATTTTAGCGGATTAATCTTCCTTAGAGCTCTTCAAGGAATTATTGCAGCAGCCTTTGCTCCGATTTCGTTTGTATATACCGCTGAGATGTTTCCTGCACATAAACGAGTAACAGCTCTTGGATTCATCAGCTCTGGCTTGCTAATGGCAAGCGTGGCAGGACAAGTATTTAGCGGCGTTATCAACCGATTATTCGGATGGCATGCTATTTTTTCAATGCTTGGCGGGGTCTATCTTGTTTCTAGCGTATTGATCATTCTATTTCTTCCAAAAGATGACCTTCCTCGGGCAAAGGAAAGCGTATGGCTGAAATTTAAACAAATGCAAAATCTCTTTAAGCAAAAACAGTTAAATTTTATTTTTTTTATTACATTTACACTCTTATTAACACTTGTTGGCATGTATACACTTCTAGGAAGCTATTTATCTTCTCCAAAGTGGGGCTTAACAGATCAACAAATTCTTCTTGTCCGTGCTGTAGGCATTGTTGGGATGCTTTTATCACCGTTTACAGGACGATTTGCTATGAAAATGGGGACTGAATTTATTCTTCGAGGCGGGCTCGTGATTGCCATCATAGGACTGATTGGACTGGGACTGAGCCCAAGCGTAGTATTAATGGTGATCAGCAGCGTCATTTTTGTAGCAGGAATTGCGATTGTAACGCCTATTACGATTTCACTGATTAATCAATTGGGCGGTGCGTCTAGAGGAAGTGCCGTATCCTTTAATGCTTTTATTTTATTTTTAGGCGCAAGCTCGGGTCCTGTTCTAGCCGTTTATTTAATTAGCACCGGACACTTCCGACTTGCCTTTGAATCATTAGCATTTGTGCTAGTAATCGGACTAGGTGCTTCGATGTTTATAAGAAGTAAAACGCCTGCAGCCACGTCAGTAGAAGTTAATGAAGCACCTGTAAAAGAAACAACCATATAA